A stretch of Palaemon carinicauda isolate YSFRI2023 chromosome 34, ASM3689809v2, whole genome shotgun sequence DNA encodes these proteins:
- the LOC137627026 gene encoding uncharacterized protein translates to MAYDPYPTAYNPAYDHCPAAYYTCQTVHNPCLTAYNLAYNPCPTAYYPCQTVHDPCPTAYDPYVMDYNPFPTAYDPCPTAYYPCKTVHDPCPTAYDPYVMDYNPFPTPYDPCPTAYYPCQTVHDPCPTAYDLMLWPTILARQPTILAHQPDGPRSLYDDPKSYPDRLRSFTTAYVPYPMAYDPYLTAYDPYLTAYDPYLTAYDTCQRVCNSYPTAYDPCPMAYDPYLTAYDPYLTAYDPYLTAYDTCQRVCNSYPTAYDPYPMAYDPYLTAYDPYLTAYDTCQRVCNSYPTAYDPCP, encoded by the coding sequence ATGGCCTACGATCCTTACCCAACAGCCTACAATCCTGCCTATGATCATTGCCCAGCAGCCTACTATACTTGCCAGACAGTCCACAATCCTTGCCTAACAGCCTACAATCTTGCCTACAATCCTTGCCCGACAGCCTACTATCCTTGCCAGACAGTCCACGATCCTTGCCCAACAGCCTACGATCCTTACGTGATGGACTACAATCCTTTCCCAACAGCCTACGATCCTTGCCCAACAGCCTACTATCCTTGCAAGACGGTCCACGATCCTTGCCCAACAGCCTACGATCCTTACGTGATGGACTACAATCCTTTCCCAACACCCTACGATCCTTGCCCAACAGCCTACTATCCTTGCCAGACGGTCCACGATCCTTGCCCGACAGCCTATGATCTTATGCTATGGCCTACAATCCTTGCCCGACAGCCTACGATCCTCGCCCATCAGCCAGATGGTCCTCGATCCTTGTACGACGACCCAAAATCCTACCCCGACAGATTGCGATCTTTCACAACAGCCTACGTTCCTTACCCGATGGCCTACGATCCTTACCTAACAGCCTACGATCCTTACCTGACGGCCTACGATCCTTACCTGACGGCCTACGATACTTGCCAAAGAGTTTGCAATTCTTACCCAACAGCCTACGATCCTTGCCCGATGGCCTACGATCCTTACCTAACAGCCTACGATCCTTACCTAACAGCCTACGATCCTTACCTGACGGCCTACGATACTTGTCAAAGAGTTTGCAATTCTTACCCAACAGCCTACGATCCTTACCCGATGGCCTACGATCCTTACCTAACAGCGTACGATCCTTACCTGACGGCCTACGATACATGCCAAAGAGTTTGCAATTCTTACCCAACAGCCTACGATCCTTGCCCATGA